The genomic window GAAATAATTGTTTTGGTAACAGTGCATTCGGAGATGAGGATGGATTCAGTGGTGCAAATGCCATAGTTGATCAGTTTAATTTGGAAGGCAGACTCGAGACCTTGCTTGGGGACTTTGAGGACTGGTTCATGGATGGGAACCGCTCAGAACACCTTTTAGATGCCATTGTAGCTGATACATGTCTTCTTCCTGAGAATAAAAGTCTTTCTTCTCAATCAGGTTTTGCTAAACCATCTGATAATTTGCTCATGGATTTTGATGCCTACTTTGAAATGCAAGATAGCATCATAGATTCTGCTACTGACAATGTGTGTGAGCATCCTGGAGGTGAAGATATGCAACTTAGATCGACTGATATGAAGCCATCTAGCTGTGAACGGAAAGCTGCCTGTGCCAAACTGCAAAAAACTGATACTCAGGCCGGTGTATCTCTTCTCAATTCGGATCATTGGAGTGTCTCACACAACAGTCTTGTTTCTTGGGCAGAACAATCAGCCATGACATCACCGACTGGATCATCAATTACTCTCAGCACGTTGATTGATGAAGTAAAGAAAAATCCAGCATCTGTGCTTTCTAAGAATGAAGTTAAGTTGCCAAAGATAAATAGGAAGAGGGCTAAACCTGGTGAAAGTTGTAGGCCAAGGCCAAGGGATAGACAGCAGATCCAGGACCGTATTAAGGAGCTAAGAGAGATTGTCCCTAATGGAGCAAAGGTCATAATCACTTTCAAAAAACTTTATTTGCAAGTGCATCTTCCtgactaattttcttttcagcaccagttttaaaattagaaatcttttgttttgtgaTGATTCAGTGCAGTATTGATGCGTTATTTGAACGGACCATCAAGCATATGTTGTTCTTGCGAAGTATTGCGAGTCACGTGGATAAGTTGAAGAATTGTACACGGCCAAAGGTATGCCTTTTCCTGGTACTAATGAGCATGTGTGTAACGAACCTGTGTAACGAACCACCACATATATTCTATAGAACTGCTCAGTTTTGtcgtttttgtcattttttgatACTATTTTTGTTTGCTTTCATGCATGTTAAACAGCGGCAGTGTGGGAGTAACCTTGTAATGTTGGCTGAATTACTATAGAATGAATGTAACTATGTTGATATATGATAAATATGAATGTATAGATATATCCATAGATTGTATGGTTTTATGTTACTAGGTTCTGTGAAGTTCAAATCTAGAATAAATTCAATAGGCTTTTCTTgctatatcattttttttctcttgacaTCTTTTTTTACATATTCTCAAAATCGTACCTCGATATTATGTGTGAGCGGTTTGTTTTAAGAAGTCTCTCAAATTTAAGATGACTTTGACTAGAACCTCACATGGCTGTTAAAGATAAAACAGCTGGATTGGTGGAAAGTCTGTTAACTAGGCTTCGTTCAGTTTTTAAGATTCATTAGCCACTTTTGAGTATTACAAACGCAGATAGGGTTACACTCGGGAGAATTCTTTGTTTAGTTCAGGCCACGTTATGTGCATCCGTCATTTGTATTAAGTAATCGGCAAAATAACAAGTCCCGCATTTACACATACTTGCACTGATCAAGTGCGACGTCCACCACTTCCTGAATTAGGCTTGTTTCCGTGTTCATACCTTTGACATGATTGTGTTCTCCTCTTAATGATGACACCATCAACATTAACAATGTTTGCTATGGATCCAAGTTTGATAATGTTTCTTTCATGCAGTTGGGGGATTTAATAGATTATGGGAAGTACATTTTCAATTGTTGTCAACTGTTGTCCGGCATGCTAGGGTGTCCTTGTGATTTCCATTTTCATCTCTCCCTTTTCTTGGTGGTGCAGGTGATTAAAGAGGAGAACTCGAATTCGGAAAAGTCGAACGGTGCAAGCTGGGCTGTTGAACTGGGAAGCCAATCTGGTTCATGTCCGCTGATCGTGGAGAACCTCAGCCAGCCTGGCCACATGCTTGTTGAGGTAGTCGCTGAACTTTGTATCTGGACAACATAAATACAATTGCGAACCTTGGCTTGTGTTGCCTCCTCCTTGAGCCTTTCCAGTGTGTGCTTTCAGCATGGCCTGTGTATGATGTCAACGGTCTGCGCTTATATATGCAGATGCTTTGCGAGGAGCACGGGATATTTCTCGAAATAGCGCAGGTGATTCGAAGCTTAGGACTGACCATCCTGAAAGGAGAAATGGAGACTCGTGCCGAGAAGATATGGGCTCATTTTGTCATCGAGGTAATAAACACAAATACACCGCCCCTCTCTCCCGCTTTCCTTTGTTTTACGTATGAGATCTGTCTGACGTGGTCGAAGAACAGGTCACCAGAGGATTTCAGAGAATGGACATACTTTGGCCATTGATGCAGCTCCTACAGCCTAGAAGCAATGTGACTCTGAGCAAGTTCTAATATTTCTCTGAATATTTTAATTTTCCCCAACGGCTTTACATTTCTAGTCGTCATGCGAATTTTCGAAGTCCCAGTATTGTCTGCAGAGAGTATAGACAGGCAACTGACGTTTGTTTAGGCCAAATGAGGAGCACAGCGGGCTTTGATTGTCTTAACAATGATCCGTGTACACCTTAGAACCTAAAGGACGATTAATCTGTACTAGCTGTACATTGAAATACCTTAAAAAAGCGACATGGATCAATCTGTATATTCGTGCCGTTGGCTTCTATTTTCTGAATATAAAGTCTCTACTAACCAGTTATAACTGGGGGAACCAAAAGAATTGGCTTGTTTGCATGTCTGCAGTTTCACGTAGGAGCCTCAGCCAGCAGCAATGTGTGCCACCACCCGCACGCTAGGTTCCGTGGACGATATTCACTTATCTGAACTTGACATGGTATGCCCCGGTTGATGGTGTCGCCCAAACCAAGCTATGTTTAAGAAGACAAAAAGATTTTAGCCTTCCTGCGGAGAATATTATGTAACAAAGAGCCAGTCTCTGACCAAATACCTGACCATACTTGTTCCATCCCCAACACAACACCTCGCCCTCCTCTGCAATAATGCAAATTTTATAAGATTTACCACAGCACTGAGCCGGCCAAACAGATTCGATGGGAACATTTTTTGAACTTTCTATGTTATAGGTCTTTGTTAGTAAGGTTGCATCTCTCTGTTGAAGCTCTTCTGACCATATTGACAGAAATTTATCAACAGGCATAAGTAGTCATAGGAATCATGCAAATCTTATGTAAGTGTGATAGATCATACTAACGCTAAATAACCAAACCTTCGGTCAAACTTTTATCGCTAAATTATATTGACATGTACGATAACTTcaatacattttctttttcgaaTTTTATTAATGGGCACAAGTTACCAAAGGAATTACGCGAACTTGATTGCAACGGAACTAATCTAAGTAACACGTTGAATGTATAGACGTTTAAACCAACAGAAAAATCATGACCATTTTTACAAACAAATCATTTGTTCCTGTCAATTATTTTCACGTATTTTTCGCCCAACCTTTTATTGTTAGATTATATTGACATGTACGGTAACCTCAAtacattcttttttcttcaaaattttattaacaGGCACAATTTCGCAATAGTTTGTcgtttgaaagttgaaacatgcTGCATTCCCATGAGGAACGTAAAGAAGAGCTAGCTTTCCTTTTGGAAATGTTTGCGGAAGGCCCTCTATCAGGCCTCTAAAAGCGTTGATGGTTTCTAAATTATTTTAACAGATGGCAAATGAATTTCACGTTAGTTCAAGATGAGCGTAGGAAGATTTTTGTGGACCACATTAAGTCGTAAAAAAATTGCTAAATCTAGAAACCAACCCTTTTTCTGGATATGCACAAACAGTAGAACAAGATTACGGGCCATTCAATAGTTTATGAGCATGGTGTAACCAAACCAGGAGAGCCCCATTATTACAAAGCATAGTTACAAATATCAATCTCGGAATTTCACAAGGTCAGTTTAGGAAGGTGTTTTTTATATCTTTTCTGGAGagatctcaaaaaaaaaaaactcgagaATATAAGAAAtaacatataaaaataataaaaaattatgaaattatgagtcAATAATTTACTTATAAAAAATATGGCCACACATTTAACACAGTTTATGCTACTGACTAAAGATCTTTCAGGTATTGCCAGTTTACCTGTAACAATGGCACTGTGTCGTGCGCCACATGAAACTACTTTGGCGTGCTTGCTTTCCAAAGAAGGGGCCAGCAGAAGCCTAGGAAGAGTCTAGTGCAATCAAAGAAACTGATTCATGAGGGATTTAAAGACGTCTAATTGTCACAACGAAGAGATAACCGTCTAAGAGTGGTACTACCTCAGCTTGGTCGTTGCCGGTTCCAAGTTGGCCGAACTGGTTCCCACCAAAAGCATGTACTTGGCCGTCAACGGATATGCAGACTGTATGCCACAACCCTGCTGAGACCCCTCCAATTCCAATGCCCAAAAGAGATGACACAAGAGTAGGGCTAAGCTCATC from Nymphaea colorata isolate Beijing-Zhang1983 chromosome 6, ASM883128v2, whole genome shotgun sequence includes these protein-coding regions:
- the LOC116255710 gene encoding transcription factor bHLH155-like isoform X2, which gives rise to MGTSRMSMYQLLGSFCQNRGWNYAVFWRLKNQNSKLLTCSETYFSFPKSPHVIKFEAKKFPFNNTVNSVVNRIDGFYGPDVGDSLELAVANMSRLVYYLGEGSFGQIAIARKHHWICSGRSFGGGENSTVVELPDEWKAQFAVGIKTIALIPVMPCGLVQLGSLETLEEDMELVEYIRLSFSSLRIPSGTGSPLTSVGCLSELPTALHSFMPQISVSSAISYDLSDQTSHASPEEKHPGFAVLDADNKERKLSKIHSSVLKFAEDLQMPQNGLYRFGPDRCYSGREAGAVSKPLPKKIETLSTQNWFTESCLEQNLANNVTFDPYLETEICLGDSRLTLQESASDQTFANRFTWGLSQTIDDDNFKFPASSELHKALGQAVYTGGNNCFGNSAFGDEDGFSGANAIVDQFNLEGRLETLLGDFEDWFMDGNRSEHLLDAIVADTCLLPENKSLSSQSGFAKPSDNLLMDFDAYFEMQDSIIDSATDNVCEHPGGEDMQLRSTDMKPSSCERKAACAKLQKTDTQAGVSLLNSDHWSVSHNSLVSWAEQSAMTSPTGSSITLSTLIDEVKKNPASVLSKNEVKLPKINRKRAKPGESCRPRPRDRQQIQDRIKELREIVPNGAKCSIDALFERTIKHMLFLRSIASHVDKLKNCTRPKVIKEENSNSEKSNGASWAVELGSQSGSCPLIVENLSQPGHMLVEMLCEEHGIFLEIAQVIRSLGLTILKGEMETRAEKIWAHFVIEVTRGFQRMDILWPLMQLLQPRSNVTLSKF
- the LOC116255710 gene encoding transcription factor bHLH155-like isoform X1 yields the protein MGTSRMSMYQLLGSFCQNRGWNYAVFWRLKNQNSKLLTCSETYFSFPKSPHVIKFEAKKFPFNNTVNSVVNRIDGFYGPDVGDSLELAVANMSRLVYYLGEGSFGQIAIARKHHWICSGRSFGGGENSTVVELPDEWKAQFAVGIKTIALIPVMPCGLVQLGSLETLEEDMELVEYIRLSFSSLRIPSGTGSPLTSVGCLSELPTALHSFMPQISVSSAISYDLSDQTSHASPEEKHPGFAVLDADNKERKLSKIHSSVLKFAEDLQMPQNGLYRFGPDRCYSGREAGAVSKPLPKKIETLSTQNWFTESCLEQNLANNVTFDPYLETEICLGDSRLTLQESASDQTFANRFTWGLSQTIDDDNFKFPASSELHKALGQAVYTGGNNCFGNSAFGDEDGFSGANAIVDQFNLEGRLETLLGDFEDWFMDGNRSEHLLDAIVADTCLLPENKSLSSQSGFAKPSDNLLMDFDAYFEMQDSIIDSATDNVCEHPGGEDMQLRSTDMKPSSCERKAACAKLQKTDTQAGVSLLNSDHWSVSHNSLVSWAEQSAMTSPTGSSITLSTLIDEVKKNPASVLSKNEVKLPKINRKRAKPGESCRPRPRDRQQIQDRIKELREIVPNGAKCSIDALFERTIKHMLFLRSIASHVDKLKNCTRPKVIKEENSNSEKSNGASWAVELGSQSGSCPLIVENLSQPGHMLVEMLCEEHGIFLEIAQVIRSLGLTILKGEMETRAEKIWAHFVIEVINTNTPPLSPAFLCFTYEICLTWSKNRSPEDFREWTYFGH